One genomic segment of Mycolicibacterium neworleansense includes these proteins:
- a CDS encoding HPr family phosphocarrier protein: protein MPSKTVTVGSAIGLHARPAAIIAEAVVNAGVPVTLSMDGGEPVDAGSALMIMTLGAGNGAQVTVESDDADALATVAGLVEQDLDA from the coding sequence ATGCCCAGCAAGACTGTCACCGTCGGTTCGGCCATCGGCCTGCACGCCCGCCCCGCCGCGATCATCGCCGAGGCCGTGGTCAACGCAGGAGTCCCGGTCACCCTGTCCATGGATGGCGGCGAACCCGTCGACGCCGGTTCGGCCCTGATGATCATGACGCTGGGCGCCGGCAACGGAGCCCAGGTGACCGTGGAATCCGACGACGCCGACGCATTGGCCACCGTAGCCGGGCTGGTGGAGCAAGACCTGGACGCGTAG
- a CDS encoding 1-phosphofructokinase family hexose kinase, with protein MIITVTPNPSLDRTVTVGSPLTRGAVQRVDSVTVEPGGKGINVARALTLAGVSAEAVLPAADDDPLLAGLRTLGVPFIGVPIAEPVRTNFAITEPDGTTTKLNERGAVVDADALQALTRCVLAKAQNASWVVMSGSLPPGIPVDWYAHVVRLLAPLGCRVAVDTSDAPLAALAAAFEVAAPDLIKPNAEELADLAGVPAADLEHAAAQGDTTAVVAAARQLVARGVGTVLATLGAAGAVLVDNDGAWVATPPPIVPRSTVGAGDSSLAGYLRAVVAGAEAPQRLQMAVAYGSAAAALPGSALPGPAQLDLEAVRTHPVKVPL; from the coding sequence ATGATCATCACGGTCACCCCCAACCCCAGCCTGGACCGCACCGTCACCGTGGGATCGCCGCTGACGCGTGGCGCCGTGCAGCGCGTCGACTCCGTCACCGTGGAACCCGGCGGCAAGGGCATCAATGTGGCCCGTGCCCTGACGTTGGCCGGCGTCTCCGCCGAAGCGGTGCTGCCCGCCGCCGACGACGATCCATTGCTCGCCGGTTTGCGGACGCTTGGTGTGCCCTTCATCGGCGTTCCCATTGCCGAGCCGGTCCGCACCAATTTCGCCATCACCGAACCCGACGGCACCACAACGAAACTCAATGAGCGTGGCGCGGTCGTGGACGCCGATGCGCTCCAAGCGCTCACCCGCTGTGTGCTGGCCAAGGCGCAGAACGCATCGTGGGTGGTGATGTCCGGATCGCTGCCACCCGGGATCCCGGTCGACTGGTACGCCCACGTGGTGAGGCTTCTGGCCCCGCTTGGCTGCCGGGTCGCCGTCGACACCTCCGACGCGCCGCTGGCAGCGCTGGCGGCCGCATTCGAGGTGGCCGCACCCGATCTGATCAAGCCCAACGCCGAGGAACTCGCCGACCTCGCCGGAGTGCCCGCCGCCGACTTGGAACACGCTGCCGCCCAAGGCGATACAACGGCCGTGGTGGCCGCGGCCCGCCAGCTCGTCGCACGTGGTGTCGGCACGGTGCTGGCCACACTGGGTGCAGCCGGCGCCGTACTCGTCGACAACGACGGCGCCTGGGTGGCCACGCCGCCACCGATCGTTCCGCGTAGCACCGTCGGCGCCGGGGACTCCTCATTGGCCGGCTACCTGCGCGCCGTCGTCGCCGGCGCCGAAGCCCCACAGCGACTACAGATGGCCGTCGCCTACGGCAGTGCCGCTGCGGCCCTCCCCGGATCAGCCCTGCCCGGTCCAGCCCAACTCGACCTCGAAGCCGTCCGTACCCACCCCGTGAAGGTGCCACTATGA
- a CDS encoding CHAT domain-containing protein, giving the protein MTVKLQLSGLQDKTDIHSTRGGMPGVDADTPGTGLLDAVEVVGSYNLSPSAREQSPKPRAIKVADDAILEIEIEGGFTTWVSAKRYYEEAPLLKPEAMVGDAVSVDTLPRASERGVKEWLTTRLRVLRLDSDAITDKVTDPAQWPIDLIDEAKDLGINLLAKVPAWFATKALIRMIENNLRPGPGLYKWEDATREAVTPAPAPVDFTGFDVDKPLLVFIHGTASSTRGSFGSFLNNEAQPQWQELQRLFGGNIYAFEHRTLSESPIDNAIELLTALPRNARVSIVSHSRGGLVGDLVTLTSINTELVANFKRGNSDLDLADLHDRRQLGRLAELVAHKQLRVERFVRCASPSRGTLLAGENIDVFLSVLTNLIGFIPGVGGTPLYEVIKRIALEIVKNRTLPSLVPGLEAMMPQSPLVALLNNLTDPALGAMGVIAGDIQAGNWLKKIGVFASDHVIYEGRDNDLVVNTDAMFHGARRTAARYVFDQGADVSHFNYFANPSTRGALVEWLAAPADKPPAIFRDIVASELDPVPMLRSLQTRANADQPIVFVLPGIMGSHLNIGEREVWMRYLALLRGGLGDLADVAAANVRPVALVGDGYRELCEFLQNTHEVVPFAYDWRRSVTEAARLLIVELENALRRTKQPVRIIAHSMGGLVVRAMIAQAPDLWDRICDRDGGRLVMLGTPNRGSHDIVESLLGSAATVQKLALLDLTHDMAEVVDIIGKFPGVLELLPDDERYFTVSHWRDCRTQRGGAAVPGEALLDGARETHDAIKGHLSGLPHPDRVHYVAGTSPRTVKGVDIIDGRVVLDCTTEGDGRVTYLSGRLPGVRTWYMDAVHGDLASHAPSFPALQDLLDSGTTSRLSDSPLSAARGGAHEFRALPEPVLYPTETSLAADLLGKSARKPYQEGAQPSFRVSVVHDDLRYARYPIVVGHYEGDTIIGAEAQLDGLLRGALTERYALGLYPGEFGSVAVVLRKPTAVEKALALPTGAIVVGLGKWGELSAGQLSDLLRRAALQYVLERRDGLSASPEDDPAAEKLGLSVLLVGGNSTANIAVGDSVGAILRAIGQANRELADGNNNALTIQEVEIVELYADTAIEAAHAVKRLAPLIGKELDTEIEATQLLRRGREGRRRLTASAGRQHAWRRWEVSVVVPPRKPEPPCLPKPLADRLKRAVLESGNAEPELLAALAELAISAPGQVEAHRQIKFLTLSDRARAEATSQQRQPELVDRLIKDSISQTRFRPEESRVLFELTVPNELKSGLAQVDNLVLVLDAETAAYPWELMSAGDKALCLDKALVRQLQTTNYRPQIGARAGTAAYVVGDPLVSPPFNQLPGAMAEAGAVYDLLRGRFDVDKPVTKPTALEVLAGLYRKPYRIVHLAGHGYYEPPATADGKARSGMVLDNGVFLTAVEVGQMQQVPELVFLNCCHIGQTGPEAPARTPAVEFNRLAASVSRELIEMGVRAVVAAGWAVKDDAAKEFAQKFYECMLGGETFGYALKAARGHTHDQFPDSNTWGAYQAYGDPDYRLDPTATGTTAAGPGRVDVAEFIEAVNYVGRKPEVGSTNLISPSLATQQLNALVQECPADWLEQTDVQMAIGYAYGNLRRFEDARRYLIAALAGEGETSTTTMRAVEQLANFEARMANDLADSDPEHAQELYGKAIERLERLLEVSKTAERYNLLGSAYKRRAAAEPTAGTARKMLCRASDLYRQAHLLTMQRQCLDPYAVLNWLTLAAILDKPVPDADALIDRCEVTARERFSIDRTFYTAVSIADAALVRALRSGRLGQNGQAGDQEVAQLLTRFEEVVRLAVPTPGNLDSVCTHLTVTGKLLIKIQPNRASSRITVAHLAEMCRRIAGDQRNGQSAEPTAATIPTNGSAPKAGAVQPKPPKRRPGGVGISA; this is encoded by the coding sequence ATGACCGTCAAGCTGCAGCTCTCCGGCCTCCAGGACAAGACTGACATCCACTCGACACGCGGAGGCATGCCCGGCGTCGACGCCGACACTCCCGGCACCGGCCTGCTCGACGCGGTCGAGGTGGTCGGCTCCTACAACCTGTCCCCATCGGCACGCGAGCAGAGCCCGAAGCCGCGTGCCATCAAGGTCGCCGACGACGCCATCCTCGAAATCGAGATCGAAGGCGGGTTCACCACCTGGGTTTCGGCCAAGCGGTACTACGAGGAAGCGCCGCTGCTCAAACCCGAAGCGATGGTCGGCGACGCCGTCAGCGTCGACACGCTCCCGCGCGCCTCGGAACGAGGTGTCAAGGAGTGGCTGACCACTCGGCTACGGGTGCTGCGACTGGATTCCGACGCCATCACCGACAAGGTCACCGATCCCGCACAGTGGCCGATCGACCTCATCGACGAGGCCAAGGACCTCGGAATCAACCTGCTGGCGAAGGTCCCCGCCTGGTTCGCCACCAAAGCGTTGATCCGGATGATCGAGAACAATCTCAGACCCGGCCCCGGCCTGTACAAGTGGGAGGACGCCACCCGCGAGGCCGTGACGCCGGCGCCCGCCCCCGTCGATTTCACGGGATTCGACGTCGACAAGCCTCTGCTGGTGTTCATCCACGGCACCGCTTCGTCCACCCGCGGCAGCTTCGGTTCCTTCCTGAACAACGAAGCGCAACCACAATGGCAAGAGTTGCAGCGGCTGTTCGGCGGCAACATCTACGCCTTCGAGCACCGCACTTTGAGCGAGAGCCCGATCGACAACGCCATCGAGCTGCTCACCGCGCTGCCCCGCAATGCCCGGGTCAGCATCGTGTCGCATTCCCGCGGCGGGCTCGTCGGCGATCTGGTCACGCTGACGTCGATCAACACCGAGCTCGTGGCGAACTTCAAACGTGGCAATTCCGATCTGGACCTGGCAGACCTGCATGACCGTAGGCAACTCGGCCGCCTCGCCGAACTCGTTGCGCACAAACAACTTCGAGTCGAACGGTTCGTGCGTTGCGCTTCGCCGTCGCGCGGCACCCTGCTGGCGGGCGAGAACATCGACGTCTTCCTGTCGGTGCTGACCAACCTCATCGGTTTCATTCCGGGTGTCGGCGGAACACCGCTTTACGAGGTGATCAAGCGGATCGCCCTCGAAATCGTCAAGAACCGGACCCTGCCGTCACTGGTGCCCGGGCTCGAAGCAATGATGCCGCAGTCACCGCTGGTCGCCCTGCTCAACAATCTGACCGATCCGGCGCTCGGCGCGATGGGCGTCATCGCCGGCGATATCCAGGCAGGCAACTGGCTCAAGAAGATAGGGGTGTTCGCCAGCGATCACGTCATCTACGAAGGCCGGGACAACGACCTCGTCGTCAACACCGACGCCATGTTCCACGGGGCCCGGCGGACCGCCGCCCGCTACGTATTCGACCAGGGCGCCGACGTCAGCCACTTCAACTACTTCGCCAATCCGAGCACGCGCGGGGCGCTTGTCGAGTGGCTCGCAGCACCCGCCGACAAGCCTCCAGCCATCTTCCGAGACATCGTGGCGAGCGAGCTCGATCCGGTGCCGATGCTGCGGTCGCTGCAGACCCGCGCCAACGCGGACCAGCCGATTGTCTTTGTCCTACCGGGCATCATGGGGTCGCACCTCAATATCGGCGAGCGCGAGGTCTGGATGCGCTACCTCGCCCTGCTGCGCGGCGGGCTCGGCGATCTCGCCGACGTCGCCGCGGCGAATGTACGTCCCGTCGCCCTGGTCGGCGACGGCTATCGCGAGCTGTGCGAGTTCCTACAGAACACTCACGAAGTCGTCCCGTTCGCCTACGACTGGCGCCGGTCGGTGACCGAGGCGGCCCGGCTGCTGATCGTCGAGCTCGAGAATGCCCTACGGCGAACGAAGCAGCCGGTTCGGATCATCGCTCACAGCATGGGCGGGTTGGTGGTCCGCGCGATGATTGCGCAAGCGCCCGACCTGTGGGACCGCATCTGTGACCGCGACGGCGGGCGCCTGGTCATGCTCGGCACGCCGAACCGCGGCTCGCACGACATCGTCGAATCATTGCTCGGCAGTGCTGCGACCGTCCAGAAACTCGCGCTGCTGGACCTGACGCACGACATGGCGGAGGTCGTCGACATCATCGGGAAGTTCCCGGGTGTGCTCGAGCTGCTGCCCGATGACGAGCGTTATTTCACGGTGTCGCACTGGCGTGATTGCCGGACCCAACGCGGCGGGGCGGCCGTCCCGGGCGAAGCCCTGCTGGATGGCGCACGAGAGACGCACGACGCCATCAAGGGCCACCTGTCGGGTCTGCCCCACCCGGATCGGGTGCACTACGTGGCGGGAACCTCGCCCCGCACGGTGAAGGGCGTCGACATCATCGACGGGCGGGTCGTCCTGGACTGCACGACGGAAGGCGACGGTCGGGTCACGTATCTCTCGGGCCGCCTGCCCGGCGTCCGGACCTGGTACATGGACGCGGTGCACGGCGACCTGGCCTCTCACGCACCGAGCTTCCCCGCGCTACAGGATCTGCTCGATTCGGGTACCACCTCACGGCTCTCGGACAGCCCACTCAGCGCGGCACGCGGCGGCGCGCACGAATTCCGGGCGCTGCCCGAACCGGTGCTCTATCCGACCGAGACCTCGCTGGCCGCCGACCTCCTGGGAAAGTCCGCGCGCAAGCCGTATCAAGAAGGCGCGCAGCCCAGCTTCCGGGTGTCAGTGGTGCACGACGACCTGCGCTACGCGCGGTACCCCATCGTGGTCGGGCATTACGAGGGCGACACCATCATCGGCGCCGAAGCCCAACTGGACGGGCTGCTGCGGGGTGCGCTGACGGAGCGCTATGCGCTGGGGCTCTACCCCGGCGAATTCGGATCCGTGGCGGTGGTCTTGCGTAAGCCGACAGCGGTGGAGAAGGCGCTGGCCCTGCCGACCGGCGCGATCGTCGTCGGCCTGGGGAAGTGGGGCGAGCTCAGCGCTGGCCAACTGAGCGATCTGCTTCGCCGCGCCGCCCTCCAGTACGTTCTCGAACGCCGCGACGGCCTGTCCGCATCACCGGAGGACGACCCCGCCGCGGAAAAGCTCGGGTTGTCGGTGCTTCTGGTCGGCGGCAACTCGACCGCGAACATCGCGGTGGGCGATTCGGTGGGGGCCATTCTGCGCGCGATCGGCCAGGCCAACCGCGAACTCGCCGACGGCAACAACAACGCACTCACCATCCAGGAAGTCGAGATCGTCGAGCTCTACGCCGACACGGCGATCGAGGCGGCCCATGCGGTCAAGCGTCTGGCTCCGCTGATCGGCAAGGAGCTCGACACCGAGATCGAGGCGACTCAGCTTCTCCGGCGCGGCCGGGAGGGCCGGCGGCGCCTGACGGCCTCGGCGGGCCGTCAGCATGCGTGGCGCCGGTGGGAGGTCAGCGTGGTGGTGCCACCGCGCAAGCCCGAGCCGCCCTGCCTGCCCAAGCCGCTGGCCGACCGGCTCAAGCGCGCCGTGCTCGAATCCGGCAACGCTGAGCCGGAACTCCTTGCCGCGCTGGCGGAATTGGCGATCAGCGCACCCGGCCAGGTTGAAGCCCACCGCCAGATCAAGTTCCTCACCCTGTCCGACCGCGCCCGCGCCGAGGCGACCTCACAGCAGCGGCAGCCCGAGCTGGTGGACCGGCTGATCAAGGACTCGATCTCCCAAACCCGGTTCCGGCCAGAGGAATCGCGAGTGCTGTTCGAGCTCACCGTTCCCAACGAGCTCAAGTCCGGGCTCGCACAGGTCGACAACCTGGTGCTCGTCCTGGATGCCGAAACCGCCGCCTATCCATGGGAGCTGATGAGCGCCGGTGACAAGGCTCTGTGTCTCGACAAGGCTCTGGTGCGGCAGTTGCAGACAACGAACTACCGTCCACAGATCGGCGCGCGGGCAGGCACGGCGGCCTACGTTGTCGGCGATCCGCTGGTAAGCCCGCCGTTCAATCAATTGCCCGGAGCGATGGCCGAAGCCGGCGCGGTGTACGACCTACTGCGCGGACGCTTCGACGTCGACAAGCCCGTCACCAAACCGACGGCGCTCGAGGTGCTCGCCGGACTGTACCGAAAGCCCTACCGCATAGTGCATCTCGCCGGTCACGGCTACTACGAACCCCCGGCCACCGCCGACGGCAAGGCCCGCAGCGGGATGGTGCTCGACAATGGCGTCTTCCTCACCGCCGTCGAGGTCGGCCAGATGCAGCAGGTACCCGAACTGGTTTTCCTCAACTGCTGCCACATCGGCCAGACCGGGCCCGAGGCCCCGGCGCGCACCCCTGCCGTCGAGTTCAATCGCCTGGCCGCCAGCGTTTCCCGCGAATTGATCGAGATGGGCGTACGCGCGGTGGTGGCCGCCGGCTGGGCCGTCAAAGATGACGCAGCCAAGGAATTCGCCCAGAAATTCTACGAATGCATGCTCGGCGGAGAGACTTTCGGGTACGCCCTCAAGGCCGCTCGCGGCCACACTCACGACCAGTTCCCCGACAGCAACACCTGGGGCGCGTACCAAGCGTACGGTGATCCGGACTACCGGCTCGATCCCACTGCCACCGGCACCACGGCGGCCGGGCCGGGACGGGTGGATGTCGCCGAGTTCATCGAGGCGGTGAACTACGTCGGCCGCAAGCCGGAAGTCGGTTCGACGAACCTGATTTCGCCCAGCCTGGCCACCCAGCAGCTCAACGCGCTGGTGCAGGAATGTCCTGCCGACTGGCTGGAGCAGACCGATGTTCAGATGGCGATCGGCTACGCGTACGGCAATCTGCGGCGATTCGAGGATGCCCGCCGATACCTGATCGCCGCGCTAGCCGGGGAGGGTGAAACGTCGACGACGACCATGCGGGCCGTCGAGCAACTCGCCAACTTCGAGGCACGCATGGCCAACGATCTCGCCGACAGCGACCCCGAGCACGCCCAGGAGCTGTATGGAAAGGCCATCGAGCGCCTCGAGCGGCTCCTCGAGGTGTCCAAGACTGCCGAGCGGTACAACCTGCTGGGTAGCGCCTACAAGCGTCGGGCCGCTGCCGAACCGACCGCCGGGACCGCCAGGAAGATGCTGTGTCGAGCGTCCGACCTCTACCGTCAGGCGCATCTGCTCACCATGCAGCGTCAATGCCTCGACCCGTACGCAGTGCTGAACTGGCTGACCCTGGCGGCGATCCTGGACAAACCGGTGCCCGACGCTGATGCGCTGATCGATCGTTGCGAGGTCACCGCGCGCGAGCGGTTCTCGATTGACCGCACGTTCTACACGGCGGTCTCGATCGCCGACGCGGCCCTGGTGCGGGCGCTCAGATCAGGCCGGCTTGGGCAGAATGGCCAGGCCGGGGACCAGGAAGTTGCCCAGCTGCTGACCCGTTTCGAAGAAGTGGTCCGGCTGGCGGTGCCAACCCCGGGCAACCTCGATTCGGTCTGCACGCACCTGACCGTCACCGGCAAGCTGCTGATCAAGATTCAGCCCAACCGCGCCAGCAGCCGGATCACCGTGGCTCATCTCGCTGAAATGTGCCGGCGCATCGCCGGCGATCAACGCAACGGGCAGAGCGCCGAACCCACTGCCGCCACGATTCCGACCAACGGGTCCGCCCCGAAAGCTGGTGCCGTGCAACCCAAGCCGCCCAAGCGCAGGCCGGGCGGCGTCGGGATATCGGCGTAG
- a CDS encoding pirin family protein codes for MPAITADTLTLPRIAAAQASDTERPVRSITTGPRGYEGEGFPVVRAFGGVSAADLDPFVHMDQMGEVEYQPGEPRGTDWHPHRGFETVTYMIDGRFAHQDSHGGGGLITDGATQWMTAGSGILHIETPPAELVESGGTFHGIQLWVNLPKKDKFATPRYQAIEGPDAKLLSSQDGGALVRIIAGEIDGAQGPGSTHTPITMAHATIEPGAQLNLPWNRDFNALVYVLSGRGSVGPVAHPIQQGQLAVLGPGDRITVSAEANQDSNRPAMEVLLLGGKPIREPVFHYGPFVMNSKSELIQALEDYQAGKFGQIPPNALMPHRPLS; via the coding sequence ATGCCAGCCATCACCGCAGACACCTTGACCCTGCCCCGTATTGCGGCAGCTCAGGCGTCGGACACCGAACGCCCGGTCCGTTCGATCACGACCGGCCCGCGCGGATACGAAGGCGAGGGATTCCCCGTCGTGCGCGCCTTCGGCGGAGTGAGCGCCGCAGACCTAGACCCGTTCGTTCACATGGACCAGATGGGTGAGGTCGAGTACCAGCCCGGCGAGCCGCGCGGCACCGATTGGCACCCGCACCGCGGGTTCGAAACCGTCACCTACATGATCGACGGCCGCTTCGCCCACCAGGATTCGCATGGCGGCGGTGGACTGATCACCGACGGCGCCACCCAGTGGATGACCGCCGGATCTGGCATCCTGCACATCGAGACCCCGCCGGCCGAGCTCGTCGAGAGCGGTGGCACCTTCCACGGCATCCAGCTGTGGGTGAACCTGCCCAAGAAGGACAAGTTCGCGACGCCGCGGTACCAGGCCATCGAAGGTCCCGATGCGAAGCTGCTGTCCTCTCAGGACGGCGGAGCACTGGTCCGGATCATCGCCGGCGAGATCGACGGTGCGCAGGGCCCGGGCAGCACCCACACCCCGATCACCATGGCGCACGCCACGATCGAGCCAGGGGCGCAGCTGAACCTGCCGTGGAACCGCGACTTCAACGCGCTGGTGTATGTGCTGAGCGGACGCGGCAGCGTCGGCCCGGTGGCACATCCCATCCAGCAGGGCCAGCTCGCAGTGCTGGGCCCCGGCGACCGCATCACGGTCTCGGCCGAGGCAAACCAGGACTCGAACCGTCCCGCGATGGAGGTTCTGCTGCTGGGCGGCAAGCCGATTCGTGAACCCGTCTTCCACTACGGCCCGTTCGTGATGAACTCGAAATCCGAGCTCATCCAGGCACTGGAGGACTACCAGGCGGGCAAGTTCGGCCAGATCCCGCCGAACGCGCTGATGCCGCACCGGCCTCTGAGCTGA
- a CDS encoding DeoR/GlpR family DNA-binding transcription regulator: MYAEERQQAIAALVMSRGRASVAELAQAYDVTTETVRRDLAVLDKAGVVRRVHGGAVPARALHLVEAGVGERDTTRATQKDAIAAAAVDFFPLSGASVLLDAGTTTARVAAQLPTDRELTVVTNSVPIAGHLAAMPTVTLQLLGGRVRGLTQAAVGEQVLRVLETLRVDIAFIGTNAISVRHGLSTPDTEEAAVKRAMVQAANYVVVVADSSKVGEEDFVSFAPIECVDTLITDDEISGTDRALLTEHGVEVVTA, from the coding sequence ATGTACGCCGAGGAGCGCCAGCAGGCCATCGCCGCGCTGGTCATGAGCAGGGGCCGCGCCTCGGTCGCCGAGTTGGCGCAGGCATATGACGTCACCACCGAGACCGTCCGCCGGGACCTTGCCGTACTCGACAAGGCCGGTGTGGTGCGTCGCGTCCACGGCGGGGCGGTCCCGGCCCGGGCTCTTCACCTGGTGGAAGCCGGCGTCGGAGAACGCGACACCACCCGCGCCACTCAGAAAGATGCGATCGCCGCCGCCGCTGTCGACTTCTTCCCCCTCAGCGGCGCCAGTGTGCTGCTGGATGCCGGCACGACCACCGCCCGCGTCGCCGCGCAACTACCGACGGACCGGGAGCTCACCGTGGTGACCAACTCGGTGCCGATCGCCGGACATCTGGCCGCGATGCCCACCGTCACCCTGCAACTGCTCGGCGGACGGGTCCGCGGCCTGACCCAGGCCGCCGTCGGTGAGCAGGTGCTGCGGGTACTCGAGACCCTGCGGGTGGACATCGCGTTCATCGGCACCAACGCCATCAGCGTGCGCCATGGGTTGTCGACCCCGGACACCGAAGAGGCAGCGGTCAAGCGAGCGATGGTGCAGGCCGCGAATTACGTTGTGGTCGTAGCAGACTCGTCCAAGGTTGGTGAAGAGGACTTCGTCAGCTTCGCCCCCATCGAGTGCGTCGACACCTTGATCACCGACGACGAGATCTCGGGCACCGACCGGGCACTGCTCACCGAGCACGGCGTCGAGGTGGTGACCGCATGA
- a CDS encoding PTS fructose transporter subunit IIABC: MTQPIITPGLVLLDVDAGGDKEAVITRLVGALAEAGRTTDSDGLVGAAMAREAQSATGLPGGIAIPHCRSPYVDTPTIGFARLSPKVDFGAPDGPADLVFLIAAPESGGAEHMKLLSSLARALVRKDFVASLREAADVDEVVALVDGVVNPAPAAPVPAPVAEPVKAVSIVAITACPTGIAHTYMAADALKQAAETAGVNLAVETQGSSGSTPLSATTIAAADAVIFATDVGVKDKQRFAGKPVIASGVKRAINEPDTMISEAISAANDPNAPRVAGSVGEAAPAASGDVGWGTRTRQILLTGVSYMIPFVAAGGLLIALGFLFAGYDIGNTPEGQPSPLAYGMNSLGHHIAVTNTLADLPPGGLTQYLGAVLFTLGGLAFMFLVPALAGYISFAIADRPGIAPGFTAGAVAVFVGGGFIGGIVGGLIAGFAAQWISSFKVPQWFRGLMPVVVIPLGASLIVGLLMFLLLGRPLAALTTGLTNWLSGMTGTSVVVLGVILGLMMCFDLGGPVNKAAYAFATAGLNVADPATLRIMAAVMAAGMVPPLAMALASTLRPGLFTEPERENGRAAWLLGASFISEGAIPFAAADPLRVIPSMMLGGAVTGGLIMAFDVTLKAPHGGIFVFFAIGNLLWFLLALAAGTVVAALAVITAKQFAKPSITTPETPALATT; this comes from the coding sequence ATGACCCAACCGATCATCACCCCCGGTCTGGTCCTGCTCGACGTCGACGCGGGCGGTGACAAGGAAGCAGTCATCACCCGTCTGGTCGGCGCGCTCGCCGAGGCGGGCCGCACCACCGACAGCGACGGACTGGTGGGCGCCGCGATGGCACGCGAGGCCCAGTCCGCCACCGGGCTGCCCGGCGGCATCGCGATTCCGCATTGCCGCTCCCCCTACGTCGATACCCCGACGATCGGATTCGCCCGGCTGTCACCCAAAGTCGACTTCGGTGCACCCGACGGCCCCGCCGACCTCGTATTCCTGATCGCCGCACCGGAATCCGGTGGAGCCGAGCACATGAAGCTGCTGTCGAGCCTGGCCCGCGCGCTGGTCCGCAAAGACTTCGTGGCCTCCCTGCGTGAGGCCGCCGACGTCGACGAGGTGGTGGCGCTCGTCGACGGTGTGGTGAATCCGGCGCCCGCCGCTCCCGTTCCTGCACCAGTCGCCGAGCCCGTCAAGGCCGTATCGATCGTCGCGATCACCGCCTGCCCCACCGGCATCGCCCACACTTATATGGCGGCCGATGCACTCAAGCAGGCCGCCGAGACCGCCGGCGTCAACTTGGCCGTCGAAACCCAAGGGTCGTCCGGCAGCACGCCGTTGTCCGCAACCACCATTGCGGCAGCGGATGCGGTCATCTTCGCCACCGACGTCGGGGTCAAGGACAAGCAACGCTTCGCGGGCAAACCCGTCATCGCCTCCGGCGTGAAACGCGCCATCAACGAGCCCGACACGATGATCTCCGAAGCGATCAGTGCCGCAAACGATCCCAACGCCCCGCGGGTGGCCGGCTCTGTTGGCGAGGCTGCTCCGGCCGCGTCGGGCGACGTGGGCTGGGGCACCCGCACCCGCCAGATCCTGCTCACCGGCGTGAGCTACATGATCCCGTTCGTCGCGGCCGGTGGCTTGCTCATCGCACTGGGATTCCTGTTCGCCGGGTACGACATCGGCAACACCCCTGAGGGACAGCCGAGCCCGCTGGCCTACGGCATGAACTCGCTGGGCCACCACATCGCCGTCACCAACACCCTGGCAGACCTCCCGCCCGGCGGCCTGACGCAGTACCTCGGAGCGGTGCTGTTCACGCTCGGCGGGTTGGCCTTCATGTTCCTGGTGCCGGCCCTGGCCGGCTACATCTCCTTCGCGATCGCTGACCGGCCCGGTATCGCACCCGGTTTCACCGCAGGTGCCGTGGCCGTGTTCGTCGGCGGCGGATTCATCGGCGGCATCGTCGGCGGCCTGATCGCCGGATTCGCCGCGCAGTGGATCAGTTCCTTCAAGGTGCCGCAGTGGTTCCGGGGGCTGATGCCCGTGGTGGTGATCCCCCTCGGTGCGTCACTGATCGTGGGCCTGTTGATGTTCCTGCTGCTCGGGCGTCCGCTGGCCGCGCTGACCACCGGCCTGACCAACTGGCTCAGCGGCATGACCGGAACCTCCGTCGTGGTTCTCGGCGTGATTCTCGGGCTGATGATGTGCTTCGACCTTGGCGGTCCGGTCAACAAGGCGGCCTACGCATTTGCCACCGCAGGCCTCAACGTCGCCGATCCCGCCACCCTGCGCATCATGGCCGCGGTGATGGCGGCCGGGATGGTGCCGCCGCTCGCCATGGCACTGGCATCGACACTGCGGCCCGGGCTGTTCACCGAACCTGAGCGCGAAAACGGCCGCGCCGCATGGCTGCTGGGTGCCTCCTTCATCTCCGAAGGTGCAATCCCGTTCGCCGCGGCCGATCCGCTGCGGGTGATCCCGTCGATGATGCTCGGCGGCGCCGTCACCGGCGGGCTGATCATGGCATTCGACGTCACGCTCAAGGCACCGCACGGCGGCATCTTCGTATTCTTCGCGATCGGCAACCTGCTGTGGTTCCTGCTCGCCCTGGCCGCCGGCACCGTCGTCGCCGCCCTGGCGGTCATCACCGCCAAACAATTCGCCAAACCATCCATCACCACGCCGGAGACACCGGCGCTGGCCACCACCTAA